GTATTTAAGGAAATGGAATATCAAAAATCAAATTTTAAGATAAAAATACAAACAGCTTTAACAGCTAGAGAAAATATATTTACAATAAATACTCAAGCTTTTCCCAAGAATTTATCTATTATAAATTATATAGAATACGATAATAATTCTAAGTTTTTTGATGGTAAATGGATATTTTTTTTATTCAAGGAATATGCAGATACTGATATTAAAACGCTTTATGAGATTATAGAGATTGCCAAAGAATATCCCGATTTAAATTTTGGTTTGAAATCCTTTAAAAGCGTAGAGAAAATTAAAGAGTTTATTACTACAGAAATAAAACATAATAATTTACCTAAGATATTATTTAGAGATCAATTAGAATGCTATCCTTTAGCTAATCAGTTCAAATCAAAAGAAGAATTGAAAAAAATATTAGATAATATATAGATATGGAGGAATAATTATTTTTTACGATTAAGTTTGTCTTTATAGAAAGCTTTATCGGCTACATAGATAGTTTTATGTACCTCACAAAAAGTCTTATCTTTTCCTTTATTGGTAAGTAATGTAGTCTTTATAATTTCTATTTCATTTTCTTCAGAAACTCTTCTTTTAATTTCTTCAAGTTCTTCTAAAGAATAATTAAAATCAGCATAAACATGCTCTTTTGCAGGCCTTTTAAATTTTATCTGTGCTGATTTATCCCAAACCACATAATCATCACCTATTAAATTGATTAATTGAACCATTGGAATTGGATCAACAGAAGAAAATAGACTACCTCCAAAAATAGAATTTACGTAGTTTCTATTCTTATAACTAAGTTTTACCTTAACTACTACTTTTAGTAAATCATCTGAGACCTCAATTATACGTCCTGTACTTCTTCGATACATTGGAGATAAATTAAAGCCATATTTAAAAAGCTTTGCTTTTGGTATAAATTTGGTTCCTATTTCGGCTACTTTTTTATAAATGGACATCCTGTAAATATTGAGAGTATAAAGGTAAGAAGAATAAAAAAACTCGAGTTGGTTGGACTCGAGTTTTACTTTTAATTAAATTTAGATAGATATACTAAGCTCCCCATTTTTTTAGAGACTCTTTGTTCATCTTAACGTAGTCAGCGTTTTTAGCTTTCTCTGCGTGCATTAAAGAAGCTTTAGCTGCCTCAATTGCACCTTTTTTATCTCCAGCTTTTGCGTGAATTAAAGACTGCTTACGTAAGTACCAAAAACGTGGTTGGTCTTTAGTCATATCAACAGCTTTGTCAATCCACATCATAGCTTTCTTAACATCTTTACCTTCATCCATATAGTAAGAAGCAGCAGCGTAATAATCGTTAGGAGCTGGTCCAGACATTACAGAAGCAATACTTGCTTCAACAGCTTTATCAGTTGGAACTTCAAACTTAATTCCAGCATATGTGTTTTCCCATAAAATACCTAATACAGCAGAACTGTTTGTGATATCATCAAAAGAAATAGTAAATGTTTCAACAGTCATTGGCATATTTACAACACTTGCAGTTGTAGTTAATGCAACTTTACTATCATCCCATTTTCTAGGAGTTCCCCAGTTGTTTGTATCACTATAAAACATAACTTCCCAAGAAGAAGCAGCTGGTTTAGTGAAAATAGCATAAGAACCTTTCTTAAGTTTTTTACCGCCAATCATAACATCTTGGCTAAACGTAACAATAGTATTCTTATTAGCTCCAGTTCTCCATAAAGATCCAAAAGGAACTAAATCGCCAAAAACTTTTCTTCCTTTTACTCCAGGTCTAGAGTATTCAACAGTAACATCAGTTAAACCTACTTTTTGCTCTAATTTTGAAAGTGGACTTGGTTGCGGGGTTTTAATTTGTGCGTTAACAGATAATGTTAATGAAGCAACAAATAATCCTAAAAGTATTTTTTTCATGATAATAAATTAGTTTGTTTTTTTAGTCTGTATAAAATTACGGCTTAAAGAGGCGATAAATGTTAACAAAAACTTAAAAAACCAGATTGATTCTGGATTGTATCTTTGTAGGCATGAAAAAATATATTTCTGAGTTTGTCGGAACTTTTGCATTGATTTTTTGTGGAACTGGGGCAATGACTATTAATGAAGTTACTAACGGATCAATTGGGCATGTTGGAATTGCGATTACATGGGGATTGATTGTAATGGCAATGATTTATGCTTTTGGAGAAATTTCTGGAGCACATTTTAATCCAGCGGTTACTATTTCATTTGCTTATGCTAAAAAGTTTCCTTGGTCTGAAGTTCCGAAGTATATTGTTTTTCAAATTCTTGGAGCACTTTTAGCCAGTTTTACTTTATGGTTTTTATTTCCTGAAAGTGAATTTTATGGTGCAACAATACCATCAACAGATGCCATACGGGCTTTTGTTTTAGAGTTGTTACTTACGTTTTTCCTTATGGTTACTATTATAAATGTTTCTACAGGAAGTAAGGAAGTAGGCGTAATGGCAGGAATTGCAATTGGTGGCGTAGTTTTATTGGAAGCAATGTTTGCAGGACCAATTACGAAGGCTTCTATGAATCCTGCAAGATCTTTAGCACCAGCTATTGTTTCTGGACATTTCCAAGATATTTGGTTGTATATGATAGCTCCTGTTTTAGGGGCGTTATTGGCTGTAGCTACTTGTAAATTGGTAAAAGATGACAATTGCTGTGATGGCGATTGCTAAATTTTGCACTATAACAAGAAGAGTTTATCGAATGATAAACTCTTCTGGGGGAGTCTAAAAAAATAGACTAGGAATAACAATAAGTAATCATTATAAATATTACAATGTATATACCTATAAGTATCAGTTCTACTTTGTAATCCTTTTTAATTTTGTTATTCATTTCTTATTCTTTAATCATTTTCCTTAAAGCTATTTTTCCCTTAAGATCTTTAAGTTTTACTAAATAAATTCCTTTAGTAAGACCTGCTACATTTATAATTTTATCTTCGGTTGAAACTACTTTCATTCCAAGGATATTGTATATTTCAACACTGTTAATTTCATATTCAGAAGATGTCGATTCTATTTGAATACTATTTTTCATAGGGTTCGGATAGATTAGAATAGCATTATTGTATTCCAAATCAATAATGCTTGCGGTAGCACTGCAATTTTCGCTGTAGCTTGCTGTTGAATCTTTCACCCAAGTTCCATCGGTTGGAGGTGTAAAACCAGCATCAATTTGAATACAACTTAGAGTTGAATTATTATTCACTTCCATGACAGTAAAGTTTCCATTTTCACCATTAGCAAGATTTAAGCTAGATAACGCGTTATTTCTAGCGTCAAACTCAATTAGTTTTGAATTACTAGATAGATCTAAATCCGAAATTTGGTTATTATAACAGTATAAGTTTCTCAATTCAGTGTTAGAGGAAAGATCTAATGATGTAATTGTATTTGAAAAACAAATTAATGTCGTAATATTTTTAAAAGCCTCAATTCCTGTTAAGTCTG
This genomic window from Tenacibaculum sp. 190524A05c contains:
- a CDS encoding DUF4442 domain-containing protein; the encoded protein is MSIYKKVAEIGTKFIPKAKLFKYGFNLSPMYRRSTGRIIEVSDDLLKVVVKVKLSYKNRNYVNSIFGGSLFSSVDPIPMVQLINLIGDDYVVWDKSAQIKFKRPAKEHVYADFNYSLEELEEIKRRVSEENEIEIIKTTLLTNKGKDKTFCEVHKTIYVADKAFYKDKLNRKK
- a CDS encoding MIP family channel protein; the encoded protein is MKKYISEFVGTFALIFCGTGAMTINEVTNGSIGHVGIAITWGLIVMAMIYAFGEISGAHFNPAVTISFAYAKKFPWSEVPKYIVFQILGALLASFTLWFLFPESEFYGATIPSTDAIRAFVLELLLTFFLMVTIINVSTGSKEVGVMAGIAIGGVVLLEAMFAGPITKASMNPARSLAPAIVSGHFQDIWLYMIAPVLGALLAVATCKLVKDDNCCDGDC
- a CDS encoding DUF2911 domain-containing protein; the encoded protein is MKKILLGLFVASLTLSVNAQIKTPQPSPLSKLEQKVGLTDVTVEYSRPGVKGRKVFGDLVPFGSLWRTGANKNTIVTFSQDVMIGGKKLKKGSYAIFTKPAASSWEVMFYSDTNNWGTPRKWDDSKVALTTTASVVNMPMTVETFTISFDDITNSSAVLGILWENTYAGIKFEVPTDKAVEASIASVMSGPAPNDYYAAASYYMDEGKDVKKAMMWIDKAVDMTKDQPRFWYLRKQSLIHAKAGDKKGAIEAAKASLMHAEKAKNADYVKMNKESLKKWGA